From one Burkholderia pyrrocinia genomic stretch:
- a CDS encoding Crp/Fnr family transcriptional regulator, translating to MQDIPPITENHLLAALPENERAHLAAHLTLVDMPLGKVLYESGGQLHHVYFPTTSIVSLLYVMEDGSSAEIAIVGHEGIIGVSLFMGGETTPSRAVVQSAGQAYRLDASILKEEFRRGNSMQRLLLRYTQALITQMAQTAVCNRHHSIDQQLCRWLLLSLDRLPSNQLRMTQELIANMLGVRRSGVTEAALKLQDAALIRYNYGHIEVLDRPGLEKRVCECYSVVKREFDRLLPDLKRL from the coding sequence ATGCAGGACATCCCGCCCATTACCGAAAATCACCTGCTTGCCGCGCTGCCGGAAAACGAGCGCGCCCACCTCGCCGCACACCTGACGCTCGTCGACATGCCGTTGGGAAAGGTGCTGTACGAGTCGGGCGGCCAGCTTCATCACGTCTATTTTCCGACCACGTCGATCGTGTCGCTGCTGTATGTGATGGAGGATGGCTCGTCCGCTGAAATCGCGATCGTCGGCCATGAAGGCATAATCGGCGTGTCGCTGTTCATGGGCGGCGAAACGACGCCGAGTCGCGCCGTCGTGCAAAGCGCGGGGCAGGCCTATCGGCTCGACGCGAGCATCCTGAAAGAAGAATTCCGGCGCGGCAACTCGATGCAGCGCCTGTTGTTGCGCTATACCCAGGCGCTGATCACGCAGATGGCTCAGACCGCGGTGTGCAACCGGCATCACTCGATCGATCAGCAACTGTGTCGCTGGCTGTTGCTCAGCCTCGACCGCCTGCCTTCGAACCAGCTGCGCATGACGCAGGAGTTGATCGCCAACATGCTGGGCGTGCGCCGGTCGGGCGTGACGGAAGCGGCATTGAAACTGCAGGACGCAGCCCTCATCCGCTACAACTACGGCCATATCGAGGTGCTGGACCGGCCCGGGCTCGAAAAGCGCGTGTGCGAATGCTACAGCGTGGTCAAACGCGAATTCGATCGCCTGCTTCCCGATCTGAAGCGGCTCTAG
- a CDS encoding PRC-barrel domain-containing protein, with the protein MRMFHTPNRSGDDGNGGRLAGRDAGDEPGRMVTTADVLKGSKIIASDGEDIGNVFDIVLDLHHGRIAYAVASSGGAGEMLCAIPWSAMKYDTGDKCFHLDVTGAHVKGTPGFDDEHWPVMTQSQWGMSLHQYYNRTPYWVA; encoded by the coding sequence ATGAGGATGTTCCATACCCCCAATCGATCTGGGGATGATGGCAACGGGGGGAGGCTTGCCGGACGCGACGCAGGCGATGAACCCGGTCGTATGGTCACGACCGCGGATGTCCTGAAGGGCAGCAAGATCATCGCGTCGGACGGTGAGGATATTGGAAATGTCTTCGACATCGTGCTCGATTTGCACCACGGCAGAATTGCGTACGCGGTTGCTTCCAGCGGAGGAGCGGGCGAGATGCTTTGCGCCATTCCGTGGAGTGCGATGAAATACGATACCGGCGACAAATGTTTCCATCTGGATGTGACCGGCGCGCATGTCAAAGGCACCCCGGGCTTCGACGACGAGCATTGGCCGGTGATGACGCAATCACAGTGGGGAATGTCGCTTCATCAGTACTACAACCGGACGCCGTACTGGGTAGCCTGA
- a CDS encoding PRC-barrel domain-containing protein: MLRSIRRLHGDTVRAKDGDIGHIHQAYFDDDNWCIRYLVVETGDWLHDRQVLVSPYSVTHADPDTRTLYVSLTQQQVRDSPNVDTHKPVSRQHEIEYLRYYNYPTYWGGPNLWGMGAYPAFDPAGPSQDPEAGDPLVSRTAPASAAADTHLRSTGEVDGYRLEATDGHIGHVSDFIYDEEAWVIRYLAIDTSSWWSTGKEVLIATHWLDQVDWPTETVSTTLTRDAIRRSPPYDDSQLVHRSYEIELHEFYGKHGYWPGDR; this comes from the coding sequence ATGTTGCGAAGCATTCGAAGGTTGCACGGAGACACGGTTCGAGCGAAGGACGGCGATATCGGGCACATCCACCAGGCCTACTTCGACGATGACAACTGGTGCATCCGTTACCTCGTCGTCGAGACGGGCGACTGGCTGCACGACAGGCAGGTGCTGGTCTCGCCGTATTCCGTCACGCATGCCGATCCCGACACCCGCACGCTCTACGTCAGCCTCACGCAACAGCAGGTGAGGGACAGCCCGAACGTGGACACGCACAAGCCGGTATCCCGCCAGCACGAGATCGAGTACCTGCGTTACTACAACTACCCGACTTACTGGGGCGGCCCGAACCTTTGGGGAATGGGCGCGTACCCGGCTTTCGATCCCGCCGGGCCGTCGCAGGACCCTGAAGCGGGCGATCCGCTTGTCTCGCGCACCGCGCCGGCCAGCGCAGCGGCGGATACGCATCTGCGCAGCACCGGCGAGGTCGACGGATATCGGCTCGAAGCCACGGACGGCCATATCGGTCACGTGTCCGACTTCATTTACGACGAAGAAGCCTGGGTGATCCGCTATCTGGCGATCGACACGTCGAGCTGGTGGTCGACCGGCAAGGAAGTGCTGATCGCGACTCACTGGCTCGACCAGGTGGACTGGCCCACGGAAACGGTGTCGACCACGCTCACGCGCGACGCGATCCGCCGGAGCCCTCCATACGACGACTCGCAGCTCGTGCATCGCAGCTACGAGATCGAGTTGCACGAGTTCTACGGCAAGCACGGCTATTGGCCCGGAGACCGATAA
- the tkt gene encoding transketolase: MTSTDFPPIEGSALDALCINTLRFLSIDAVQKAASGHPGLPLGAAPMAYALWMRHLKHHPANPAWFDRDRFILSAGHGSMLLYGLLHLTGYDLPLDQIGRFRQSGSLTPGHPERGLTPGVEATTGPLGQGFANAVGMAMAEAQLAACYNRPGFEIVDHHTYALVSDGDLMEGVAAEAASLAGHLRLGKLICLYDDNRVTLSAGTAITFTEDRAQRFDAYGWHTETVDDGNDLAAIDAALANARAEKLRPSLILVRTHLGYGSPNRQDTYQAHGSPLGDAEVRLTKHNLGWPPDPAFHIPAPALAHFRRALAEGRAREDHWNARFTAYAHAFPELAKALLNTVRGTLPDRWDRDIPVFPADPTGMATRVASGQVLNAVASRVPSLVGGSADLNPSTFTALAGHGDFEAAGTNALDRQGSNGGGWSRSGRNLHFGVREHAMGAILNGLATHGGILPFGATFLIFSDYMRPPIRLAALMRLQVIYVFTHDSLAVGEDGATHQPMEQLAGLRAIPGLLVIRPADANETAVAWRVALEARERPTALVLTRQDVPTIDRLRFAPAEGLRRGGYVLADAPDGRPTLILIATGSEVALALAAQVELLARGVAVRVVSLPCWRLFDAQPQPYQDAVLPKAVGARLAIEAGVSQGWHRYVGDRGDVLGIAGFGASAPGAELMRDFGFTVENVCDRALKLLA, translated from the coding sequence ATGACCTCAACCGATTTCCCGCCAATCGAAGGTTCGGCACTCGATGCGCTCTGCATCAACACGTTGCGCTTCCTGTCGATCGATGCCGTGCAGAAAGCGGCGAGCGGCCATCCAGGCCTGCCGCTCGGCGCCGCACCGATGGCCTATGCGTTATGGATGCGCCATCTCAAGCACCACCCCGCCAATCCGGCGTGGTTCGATCGCGATCGCTTCATCCTGTCGGCCGGACATGGTTCGATGCTGTTGTACGGCCTGCTTCACCTGACCGGCTACGATCTGCCGCTCGACCAGATCGGGCGCTTCCGGCAATCGGGCAGCCTCACGCCCGGCCATCCGGAGCGCGGCCTCACGCCGGGTGTCGAGGCGACGACCGGCCCGCTCGGCCAGGGCTTCGCCAACGCCGTCGGCATGGCGATGGCGGAAGCGCAGCTCGCCGCGTGCTACAACCGTCCCGGTTTCGAGATCGTGGATCACCACACCTACGCACTCGTCAGCGACGGCGACCTGATGGAGGGCGTCGCGGCGGAGGCCGCATCGCTTGCCGGCCATCTCCGGCTCGGCAAGCTGATCTGCCTGTACGACGACAATCGCGTCACGCTGTCCGCCGGCACCGCGATCACCTTCACCGAAGATCGCGCGCAGCGGTTCGACGCCTACGGCTGGCATACCGAAACGGTCGACGACGGCAACGACCTGGCCGCCATCGACGCGGCGCTGGCCAACGCACGTGCGGAGAAGCTGCGTCCGTCGTTGATCCTCGTGCGCACGCATCTCGGCTATGGCTCGCCCAACCGGCAAGACACGTACCAGGCTCACGGATCGCCGCTCGGCGACGCCGAGGTGCGGTTGACCAAGCACAACCTCGGCTGGCCGCCCGACCCCGCGTTTCATATCCCCGCACCGGCACTCGCGCATTTTCGTCGCGCGCTGGCAGAGGGGCGCGCACGGGAAGATCACTGGAACGCGCGGTTTACAGCCTATGCGCACGCGTTTCCCGAGCTGGCCAAAGCGCTGCTGAACACGGTGCGCGGCACGCTGCCCGACCGGTGGGACCGCGATATCCCGGTGTTTCCGGCCGATCCGACAGGCATGGCGACGCGGGTTGCGTCCGGCCAGGTGCTGAATGCCGTCGCCTCCCGCGTCCCGTCGCTGGTCGGCGGCTCCGCCGATCTGAATCCGTCCACCTTCACCGCGCTGGCCGGGCACGGCGATTTCGAGGCCGCCGGCACGAACGCGCTCGACCGGCAAGGTTCCAACGGCGGCGGCTGGAGCCGCAGCGGCCGCAATCTGCATTTCGGCGTGCGCGAGCATGCGATGGGCGCCATCCTGAACGGCCTGGCGACCCACGGCGGCATCCTGCCGTTCGGCGCGACCTTCCTGATCTTTTCCGACTACATGCGTCCGCCGATCCGGCTCGCCGCGTTGATGCGCCTGCAGGTGATCTATGTGTTCACGCACGACAGCCTCGCGGTCGGCGAGGACGGCGCGACGCATCAGCCGATGGAGCAGCTGGCCGGCCTGCGCGCGATCCCGGGCCTGCTGGTGATTCGACCGGCCGATGCCAACGAGACAGCCGTCGCGTGGCGTGTGGCGCTCGAAGCGCGGGAGCGGCCGACCGCGCTGGTCCTGACCCGCCAGGACGTGCCGACCATCGATCGCCTCCGGTTCGCGCCGGCCGAGGGCTTGCGACGCGGCGGCTACGTGCTGGCCGATGCGCCCGACGGCCGCCCCACGCTGATCCTGATCGCGACGGGCTCGGAAGTCGCGCTCGCGCTGGCGGCGCAAGTCGAACTGCTCGCGCGCGGCGTGGCGGTTCGGGTGGTGTCGCTGCCCTGCTGGAGATTGTTCGACGCCCAGCCCCAGCCGTATCAGGACGCCGTGCTGCCGAAGGCGGTCGGCGCGCGGCTGGCGATCGAAGCGGGCGTGTCGCAAGGCTGGCACCGCTATGTCGGCGATCGCGGCGACGTGCTCGGCATCGCGGGTTTCGGCGCGTCCGCGCCGGGCGCCGAGCTGATGCGCGATTTCGGCTTCACGGTCGAGAACGTCTGCGACCGCGCGCTGAAACTGCTCGCGTAA
- a CDS encoding cation:proton antiporter: MTETIGCLIFGALLISMGLIGSSLERLPLSAAMVYLGIGFLIGPAGTGFLSMTLPDDVTRLRIAAEIGLLISLFAIGLRLRVPPADRRWMLPLRLGIVAMIFTVASIAALGVLVLHLSLGVAVLLGAIIAPTDPVLAHDVGVRDAGDVELVRFSLSGEGGINDGTAYPCAVLGLLLCGSGATSELHWSMVGGIAWGIASGVGAGWLLGLATARLVAFLRSRHGQALGLIMLSYGVTLAIHGYGFLAVFAAGVAMRRVEHRTSGRKTSKETVGVVDSEDVEATATDPDKAHAFVAESVMGFTIELEHIAEAVLILLIGALVSRYWADMLTWMGAAVVATLLFVIRPAATQLALIGSRASHHQRRLISWFGIRGVGSLYYLMLALEQGPRAELLPLVPWVLAIVAMSIVLHGISAAPLMRRYA, from the coding sequence GTGACCGAAACGATCGGATGCCTCATCTTCGGAGCCCTGCTGATTTCCATGGGACTCATCGGATCGTCGCTCGAGCGCCTGCCGCTCAGCGCGGCCATGGTGTATCTCGGGATCGGTTTTCTGATCGGCCCCGCCGGCACCGGCTTCCTGTCGATGACATTGCCGGATGACGTCACGCGGTTGCGCATCGCGGCCGAAATCGGCCTGCTGATCTCGCTGTTCGCGATCGGCCTGAGGCTGCGTGTCCCGCCCGCCGATCGCCGCTGGATGCTGCCGCTGCGGCTTGGCATCGTCGCGATGATCTTCACCGTCGCATCGATCGCCGCGCTCGGCGTGCTGGTGTTGCATTTGAGTCTCGGCGTCGCGGTACTGCTGGGCGCGATCATCGCGCCGACGGACCCCGTGCTCGCTCATGACGTCGGCGTGCGCGATGCGGGTGACGTCGAACTGGTGCGTTTTTCGTTGTCCGGCGAAGGCGGGATCAACGACGGCACGGCCTACCCGTGCGCGGTGCTCGGCCTGCTTTTGTGCGGTTCCGGCGCGACGTCGGAACTGCACTGGAGCATGGTCGGCGGCATTGCATGGGGCATCGCGTCCGGTGTGGGCGCCGGCTGGCTGCTCGGCCTTGCCACGGCCCGGCTCGTCGCATTCCTGCGCAGCCGTCACGGGCAGGCGCTCGGCCTGATCATGCTGTCGTACGGCGTGACGCTCGCCATTCATGGCTACGGGTTCCTGGCGGTGTTCGCCGCGGGCGTCGCGATGCGGCGCGTCGAGCATCGAACGAGCGGCCGGAAGACGTCGAAGGAGACGGTCGGCGTCGTGGACAGCGAGGATGTCGAGGCCACCGCCACCGATCCCGACAAGGCCCATGCCTTCGTCGCGGAATCGGTCATGGGATTCACGATCGAGCTTGAACACATCGCCGAAGCCGTGCTGATCCTGCTGATCGGCGCGCTCGTCTCCCGCTATTGGGCCGACATGCTGACGTGGATGGGCGCGGCCGTGGTCGCGACACTGCTGTTCGTCATCCGGCCGGCCGCCACCCAGCTCGCGCTGATCGGCTCCCGGGCGTCGCACCACCAGCGCCGGCTGATCAGCTGGTTCGGCATTCGCGGCGTGGGTTCCCTGTATTACCTGATGCTGGCCCTCGAGCAAGGGCCGCGCGCGGAACTGTTGCCGCTGGTTCCGTGGGTACTGGCCATCGTCGCGATGTCGATCGTGCTGCACGGCATTTCAGCGGCGCCGCTCATGCGCCGCTATGCGTGA
- a CDS encoding DUF3309 family protein → MSLGLLLLIVVVLLMVGAIPTWRYSNGWGYGPSGLLGLVLVVLLIMMLLGRL, encoded by the coding sequence ATGTCACTGGGACTTCTTCTACTGATCGTTGTCGTGCTGCTGATGGTCGGGGCGATCCCGACCTGGCGCTACAGCAACGGCTGGGGTTATGGGCCAAGCGGATTGCTGGGCTTGGTATTGGTCGTGTTGCTCATCATGATGCTGCTGGGCAGGCTGTGA